From the genome of Vicia villosa cultivar HV-30 ecotype Madison, WI linkage group LG2, Vvil1.0, whole genome shotgun sequence, one region includes:
- the LOC131648871 gene encoding F-box/kelch-repeat protein At3g06240-like, which yields MDYQQKQSPPFNDSEVSRKYIHDDLAFYVLSKLPIKSLKRFGCVRKSWSALFENSHFMALFRNHFLSHNNCDDDYQPFLLIYLRDHADREYAELRLLDSRIKLNLPPPLQQGDHVISILGKTSVNGVFCIAQTHPGTDDINKVSYVLWNPATDEFLVIPHSPDELVPQHPLLWVNHKFHGFGYDQLRDDFKLIQYVSFDNSSCDGYDYDIDSPPPQGMLYDPFFEIYSLRNNSWKILHMDDMSPWYIGNAFTGVELYTDGACHWLLQGNQHEMVLMSFDLSDQVFFTTPIGERTELDYGYLAVLNGSVAFIINHDNDNIFHISILGELGVKESWIKLFICGPMPSIEGHPIGFGKRGYIFFRKLDDELVRVDLSTGIMEELGVKGEDYCCTIGHYQESLLPIRGS from the exons ATGGATTATCAGCAGAAGCAATCACCACCGTTCAACGATTCAGAG GTTAGCAGAAAGTATATTCACGATGATCTTGCTTTCTACGTTCTTTCAAAACTGCCCATAAAATCATTGAAACGCTTTGGATGCGTACGCAAGTCATGGTCCGCTTTATTTGAAAACTCTCATTTCATGGCCTTGTTTCGAAACCATTTCTTATCTCATAACAATTGTGATGATGATTATCAACCATTTCTCCTCATATATCTACGTGACCATGCTGATCGTGAATACGCTGAATTGCGTTTGCTCGATAGTAGAATCAAATTAAATTTGCCACCTCCATTACAACAGGGTGACCATGTAATTAGTATTTTGGGAAAAACAAGTGTTAACGGTGTTTTTTGTATTGCACAAACTCATCCAGGGACGGATGATATAAATAAGGTCAGCTATGTTTTGTGGAACCCGGCTACCGATGAATTCCTTGTCATTCCTCATAGCCCAGATGAGCTTGTACCACAACACCCTCTCCTTTGGGTGAATCATAAATTTCATGGGTTTGGTTATGACCAACTAAGAGATGACTTTAAGCTCATTCAATATGTATCTTTTGATAACTCAAGTTGTGATGGCTATGACTATGACATTGATTCTCCTCCACCTCAAGGTATGCTGTATGACCCTTTTTTTGAGATATATAGTCTAAGAAACAATTCTTGGAAGATACTCCACATGGACGATATGTCTCCGTGGTATATTGGTAATGCATTTACTGGTGTCGAATTGTACACGGATGGTGCATGTCATTGGTTGCTTCAGGGTAATCAACATGAAATGGTTCTCATGTCATTTGACCTGAGTGATCAAGTGTTCTTTACAACACCCATTGGTGAAAGAACTGAGTTGGATTATGGATACTTGGCGGTGTTAAATGGATCAGTTGCTTTTATCATAAATCATGACAACGATAATATTTTTCACATATCTATTCTAGGTGAACTCGGTGTGAAGGAATCATGGATCAAACTATTTATTTGTGGCCCCATGCCTTCCATCGAGGGGCATCCAATTGGATTTGGGAAGAGGGGATATATTTTCTTTAGAAAACTAGATGACGAACTAGTACGGGTTGATTTGAGCACCGGAATCATGGAGGAGCTTGGTGTTAAAGGAGAGGATTATTGTTGTACAATCGGACATTACCAGGAAAGCCTTCTCCCGATTCGAGGATCATGA
- the LOC131648872 gene encoding protein LEO1 homolog produces MKFLTCQSRMPSMINHIFSLDMERESCNHKEGYYAIFLVLKFSSVVDSRQRKVYKVKNCVTDIDPEREKEEKEKAESQTIRASQLLSRKRDKVNKKYTPTDRRRQLSPGFLEDALDT; encoded by the exons ATGAAGTTCTTGACATGTCAGAGCAGGATGCCCAGCATGATCAATCACATCTTTTCCTTAGACATGGAAAG GGAATCCTGCAATCACAAGGAAGGCTATTATGCCATCTTCCTTGTCCTCAAATTCTCATCGGTTGTTGACTCAAGGCAGAGGAAGGTTTACAAGGTTAAAAACTGTGTTACAGACATTGATCCTGAGAGggaaaaggaggaaaaggaaaag GCTGAAAGTCAAACTATTAGGGCTAGCCAACTGCTTAGCCGTAAGCGTGACAAGGTGAATAAAAAATATACTCCAACTGACAGGAGGCGTCAACTTTCTCCTGGGTTTTTAGAGGATGCATTGGACACATGA